The Gemmatimonadaceae bacterium DNA segment TCCTCCATCGAATCACTAAAGCGATCGGTGGCCACGATCCACAAGGTACTCACTGGCCAGGAGCTGGCTCCGTCAGCGGTGGTCGAGCGTGCCAATCGTGCCCGCAATGCACTTAAGCACTGGTCCCCGGCCCAGCCACCCATCGTGTTGTTCGACTCACTTGAAGAGTCGAAAGACATGCTCAATCGAGCCATCGACAATTACTGGGCACTCGAGGCGCGGCTATCTCCGGCAATGGAGCAGTTTCAGCGAGAATGTTTTGCCGCTCCGCAGTTGCCGTGAGCGGATAACCAAGGAGCGACTACTGATGCAACTGGAACATCGCGACATGCGGCAACTGAAACGCGTTGCCATCGCGCTCACGCTGATATTTCAGTCTGGCTGCCGCGGTAACGAGTTCACGTGGGCCTTTGCCCAGAACGCCGATGGGACGTTTCTGGGAAACGAGTTCTGCCGCGAGTCACTTGCCGAGTCGATCTATGCGCCTGAGAATCAAGGCAAGGTCGAACGGCAGGGAAGTTCAAACGTCTTCGTGTTTCGCGGGAGCATCGAGTCGTACACCGTGTACGCGTTTCGCACGCGGTCTGAGTGCGAGATCGTGCTAACGGGCATCAAGGCTAGACCGCAACCTTAGTGCGGCGGGTGCCGCGCCTGCGGCATAACGGCGGTTGGTGCAGATGGCCGTGCGAAGGAAGCGAGAGCGGGGCCGCCGCTCTGTGCGAAGACAGGTCTCGCGGCGGCCCCGCTCTCGCGGTTTATTGGAACGGCCACAGCACAACCTGACGTTATGCAGCAACCGGCTCACACGTGACGGGCGGTCCGACGCCCGTCACAGCGGCTCTGTAGCCCGAGTGTCAAGGTCGTCGAGAAGGTCGCATAGTGGCGCGATCCGCCACAATGGTAAGTTCTCGCCTGCTTGCGAAATCAGCCCGACGAGCGGATTAGCTTCGGCATCGACGAGAAAGACCGGCCCTCCGCTCGCCCCACCGAAATCCGTAATCTCAGGCGGCAGTGTTACTGTGCCGGCCTGGATCAGGTTGTCCCAGCTTATCTGCAGGTAAAACACCGTGTCGGACGAACTTTCAACTGGGAGCAGGAGATTGAGATCGCCATGGAGAATCTCCTCCCCATCAACCCGCAACAGTTTTGGGAAACCACACAGTATCACGTCGTCACCCTTGGCGACACGGGGCGGTGGCCAGAGCAGCTTTGGCCGATAGGGCACAGCCTTCAGACCTGAACGTCCCATCGGCGGAACCTCGATGAACCCGATGTCCCGCGTTGTATCCGCAAATACCAATCGAGGCGTTGCGATCGGCATATTGTCGCAGACAAGGACTACTTCTTGTCCGTCCTCCCGCAGGCGCCTGAACTCCTCGAGAACGTGCCACGCTGTCCCGATAACTGCACGCTGATTGGCGAACTCAATCAATACGCCTGACCCAGTGTTGAAGGACGTTTCTTTGTCGCCTTCTATCTTCGCGATGCGCACTGTTAACGCATGACTCCACGCTCTGAGTTGAGCGGCCTGAAAAAACACGTGGGCTTGCGTGTGTTTCGGATCAGCGGAGACGCGGCCGCGTATGCCCAGACCGTAGAGCCAACGAAGCCATGACGTCCATCGAGCCATGAGCAGCTCCTAGATTGCATTAGCGCGAGATGATCACCAAATCTACGCACCCGGCGCTTTCGGCATCTGAGCTTTTTTCAGAAGGTACTAACAGCTACTTTTTAGGTTCTCGCCCAAGCTGCATAACGAGCAGCAATCTGGGAGGAAGGAATTGATGTCGTTGTTGATATGACTGGGCTGGTGTCAAGGGGGCGTTCGGGGGCGTGTGCAATAATTGGCATCGATGAGATGACCGATGTCCAGCGAGACGAGAGTGAGAACAACACGGCGAACAACTAATCCTTGAGGTGGAAAACCGGAGGCGCCTGCGGCGGCTTCGACGATGAATCCTGCTGATATACGCCGATTGCGAAATCGCTTTCACAGAGCGGCAAGAACTGGATTCGTCCGGAGCAGGCTCATTCTAGGCACGGGGATTGGGTCGCGAAGAGCAACAGATCGACCTTACCGCATAACGCCCTCGAGCGTCCTCCAAATCGTGCCGCAAGCTGACCCTCCGGGTCCTCCACGTCAGGGACACGGCATTCGCATTAGTTCATTTTAGTTCATTGAAGACGTAGACGAGATCTGGGCTGCGGGAAGCTCCCGCATCACGGCCCAGAGAAAACCGACAAGCTCTCGCGCGACTGCCACGGCCGCGATCTGCGGCTGTTTCCGATACGCGAGGTGATTATAGAGCTTGTGCAGCCGGTGCTGCGCTTTCCATGCGTGGGTGATCACCGCCGCCGGCTGTCCCTGCTGACGCGCCTTGAGGTGCGTTCCCACCTGGGGCCGGTGGCGATAGCTCCACGCCGCCTGCACGAGCACGTGTCGGCAGTGGCTGTTGCCCGCCTTGGTAATCGAGCCTTTGCGTTCACGCGGGCCACTTGAGCTCTCGCGTGACACGAGGCCGAGATATGCCATCAGCTGCGTCGGCCGTTCGAAGCGCCGCCAATCCACGATCTCCGTCGCGAGCACCATCGCCGCGTGGAGCTGGAAGCCGCGGAAGCACTGGAGCCAACCGACCGCGGTCGCGTAGGCCGGCGACGTGGCGAGCTTGGTGATCACGCGATCGAGTTCGTCCCGCCGGTCGAGCTTGTAGTCCAGGAGCGAGAGGTACTCGCGGAACACCAGGGCATCCTCGGTCGCCA contains these protein-coding regions:
- a CDS encoding serine protease produces the protein MARWTSWLRWLYGLGIRGRVSADPKHTQAHVFFQAAQLRAWSHALTVRIAKIEGDKETSFNTGSGVLIEFANQRAVIGTAWHVLEEFRRLREDGQEVVLVCDNMPIATPRLVFADTTRDIGFIEVPPMGRSGLKAVPYRPKLLWPPPRVAKGDDVILCGFPKLLRVDGEEILHGDLNLLLPVESSSDTVFYLQISWDNLIQAGTVTLPPEITDFGGASGGPVFLVDAEANPLVGLISQAGENLPLWRIAPLCDLLDDLDTRATEPL
- a CDS encoding IS110 family transposase, with product MSRSIITLGMDVHKDSITLAVLPDGAPAPTRLDRLPNDLAKLRRYCDRLAEQGELSACYEASGAGYVLHRAMREWGYACDVICDVIAPSLIPTKPGVQRKHDKHDAAQLARLHRAGELTAVRVPSDTEERVRDVVRCRETFQHETLKSRHYILKFLARRGFVYRDGDNWTQKHLAWLRTLAAVSSPLATEDALVFREYLSLLDYKLDRRDELDRVITKLATSPAYATAVGWLQCFRGFQLHAAMVLATEIVDWRRFERPTQLMAYLGLVSRESSSGPRERKGSITKAGNSHCRHVLVQAAWSYRHRPQVGTHLKARQQGQPAAVITHAWKAQHRLHKLYNHLAYRKQPQIAAVAVARELVGFLWAVMRELPAAQISSTSSMN